The nucleotide sequence GGCATAGTTGTCGTTGAATGTTCTATCAACAGCTTGCTTTCATCGGGCGATAAAGCGTATGAATTCATGCCGCCTAAATCTGTTACAGGGTTTACAGTAGCGGTTGCCACATCAACCTTGTATATCTCGTAAATACCAGGGTGTTTGATATTGGCTTGGAAATAAAAACTACTGTCATCTTTAGTCTTAGTTAACTGACGAACCTCAAACTTACCAGCAGTTAATGCTTTAGCATTGCCGTTAAGTTCTTTTGCGTAAAGTTGGCCATATCCAGACTCTTCCGATAAGTAATAAAGCGTTTCGCTGTTATCGAACCAACCAAAATCATTAAAGTTCCAGTTTACCCAAGCTTCATCGTGATACCTGTGCTGGCTTACAAATTGCGCTTTCTCAAAGTCAACGCTAGCGATCCAGCGATCTTTGTTATCCCAAGCTTCCATTTCAATAGCCACTTGGTTTGAATTGTTATGCCATTTGATGCCGTTGTACATTAAATGAATGTTTCGTGGTGACTTTTTAGAAGTATATTCTTTGCCTTCACGGGCGTAATTTTCTTTACGAACATCGGCTAACACATCTTCATCAAAACCCGGTAACGAATCATAGGTAAGAAGGTATTGCGCTTCATTAACTAAATCGATGTAATACACTTGCTCTGAATATTTGCGATTATCCGATACACGACGACGTACTTGTTGCGGATCGATCATCGCGCTATCAGTGATGTAATTTGGCATGATATCACCGGCATTACTCCACTTTTCACTCTTAGCTACAGCGACAATTAATTTAGTTGCATCAGGAGATAAAACTGCGTTTGTCACACGCTTGTTGGCGCCAAAATAGAATGTTGCTGTTGCAATTGAATCATTTTGATCACGTAAGTTTTTATCTTCAGTCGATTTAAGTGCGGCATTACGTTTTTGTAGGGCAACAAACTTTATTAACTTTTCTTGTTCACTAGCAATGTATGTTGGCTCTGAGCTTTTTCCGCCCGGAGTATCAGTCATTTTCAAGTTCACTAATTCACGTATTTGATTATTTGCTACGTCGTGAGCGTAAAACACATCACCAATACGGTAAGCAACGCGGCCATCAGTTAAGAACATTGCTTGCGTTTCAACCGCTGAGGTATAGGTTAATTGCTTAACTTCACCACTTGCTAACGTTTTTACAAAGACGTTGCCTTTAAAGGTGTATAACTCTTGGCTGCCATCTTTAGAAAGCAGTGCATTAACATCATCTGCAATATGCATATCTTTATATGCGACTTTTGCGCCATTGCCTTCTGCGTCGATTGATTTTTTGTAAAGGTCTTTTATTGGGTTGCCAACACGTTTTTGCTTATAGAAAACGGTTTGGCTGTCATCGCCCCAGTACCAATTTGTTGGTGATCGAGCAATCCAATCTGGATCGGACATTATCTTTTCAAGGGTAATAACTTTACTCGCGTCGGCATTTTCCGGTTGTGGTGTTTCGACGATAACAGCTTGTTTTGCTGTAACTTCGCTTGAAGCTTGTGACGCCGACTCACTAGTCATGTCGTTTGCTGCACACGCTGTTAAGAAAACACTAATTGACGCCGCGATTAATGGATATTTCATATATTTATAATACCTTATTTTTTCGATGGCCTATTTAAACAAAAACCTTAATAACAAAGCAAACACCTTTAGCAACAAAACTGACAATAAATTGTAACTAAATTGAAATTAAACCTTAGTTTAGTACATTTTTTAACCACACCTTAGTGGCAACTTCTGATATAATCCGCGCCATATTTATCAAGGTACATTGTTTTATGATCCCATTACCAAAAATAGAGCTATTCGATTACCCGAAATATTGGGCTGAATGCTATGGCACAGCGCCGTTTTTCCCTATGTCTCGCAAAGAAATGGACGAGCTTGGTTGGGACAGTTGCGATATTATTTTGGTTAGTGGTGACGCTTATGTTGACCACCCTTCTTTTGGTATGGCGATAATTGGCCGTATGCTTGAATCACAAGGCTTTCGTGTTGGCATGATTTCGCAGCCTGACTGGCATTCAAAAGATGCTTTTATGACACTTGGTAAACCTAATTTATTCTTTGGTGTCACCGCCGGTAATATGGATTCGATGATCAATCGATACACTGCCGAAAGACGGATGCGCCACGATGATGCTTACACACCAAATAACGAAGGTGGTAAACGCCCTGATCGCGCGGTATTAGTTTATTCTCAGCGCTGTAAAGAAGCTTACAAAGATGTACCTGTCGTGATTGGTGGTATCGAAGCAAGCTTACGCCGTATCGCTCATTATGATTATTGGTCGGATAAAGTACGTCGAAGTGTTTTATTTGATGCTAAAGCGGATATCTTAATATACGGTAATGCGGAGCGACCATTAGTGGAAGTTGCCCATCGAATTGGCCGTGGCGAAGATGTTAAGAATATAACCGACGTGCGTGGTACTGCGTTTTTAAGCAAAACGCCATTGGTTGGTTGGCGCGGTGTCGATTCTCGTAGCATTGATAGGCCAGGCAAAATAGATCCTATTGCCAGCCCTTATCAAGATATGTCACCGAGTAATTGTGATAAGGCTGATGATTCAACAGCCAATGCTTCAAAAGATAGCGGCGTGAACGTCGTTGATGTATCTAAAGAGTCAGTACCAATTCAAATTTCTGATTATCAGAATAAAAGCTGGGATAAAAAATTTAAACCATGGGAAAAAACCTACGTTAAGCTGCCTTCCTATGAGCAAGTCAGTGCAAACAAAGTGCTCTATGCTCATGCTTCGCGCATATTTCATCAAGAAGTAAACCCTGCGAGTGCGCGAGCATTGGTGCAAACCCATGGCGATCGTCTTATTTGGTTGAACCCACCTGCTCTGCCACTTTCAGAAAGTGAGATGGATGGCGTGTTTGGTTTACCATACGCTCGTGTGCCACACCCAAGTTATGGTGATGCAAAAATCCCCGCTTATGACATGATCAAAACGTCAATCAATATTATGCGAGGCTGTTTTGGTGGTTGTTCATTCTGTTCGATTACAGAGCATGAAG is from Thalassotalea crassostreae and encodes:
- a CDS encoding S9 family peptidase, translated to MKYPLIAASISVFLTACAANDMTSESASQASSEVTAKQAVIVETPQPENADASKVITLEKIMSDPDWIARSPTNWYWGDDSQTVFYKQKRVGNPIKDLYKKSIDAEGNGAKVAYKDMHIADDVNALLSKDGSQELYTFKGNVFVKTLASGEVKQLTYTSAVETQAMFLTDGRVAYRIGDVFYAHDVANNQIRELVNLKMTDTPGGKSSEPTYIASEQEKLIKFVALQKRNAALKSTEDKNLRDQNDSIATATFYFGANKRVTNAVLSPDATKLIVAVAKSEKWSNAGDIMPNYITDSAMIDPQQVRRRVSDNRKYSEQVYYIDLVNEAQYLLTYDSLPGFDEDVLADVRKENYAREGKEYTSKKSPRNIHLMYNGIKWHNNSNQVAIEMEAWDNKDRWIASVDFEKAQFVSQHRYHDEAWVNWNFNDFGWFDNSETLYYLSEESGYGQLYAKELNGNAKALTAGKFEVRQLTKTKDDSSFYFQANIKHPGIYEIYKVDVATATVNPVTDLGGMNSYALSPDESKLLIEHSTTTMPPELFVKDVAIEATPVQLTRTVSEEFLSMPWTAPSIVEVPSSHTEDGIYSRVYQAAPVDGPSAAVQGKAVMFVHGAGYLQNSHMGWSGYFREFMFHSMLVQKGYTVIDMDYRASKGYGRDWRTAIYRHMGKPEVEDMVDGVNWLTENANIDKNRIGVYGGSYGGFLTLMSMFTEPDVFEAGSALRLVSDWTSYNHGYTSNILNTPEDDPIAFERSSPIYFAEGLQKPLLINAPMVDDNVFFQDSVRLVQRLIELEKEDFETAIYPVEPHGFVQPSSWLDEYRRIFKLFETHL
- a CDS encoding YgiQ family radical SAM protein, with product MIPLPKIELFDYPKYWAECYGTAPFFPMSRKEMDELGWDSCDIILVSGDAYVDHPSFGMAIIGRMLESQGFRVGMISQPDWHSKDAFMTLGKPNLFFGVTAGNMDSMINRYTAERRMRHDDAYTPNNEGGKRPDRAVLVYSQRCKEAYKDVPVVIGGIEASLRRIAHYDYWSDKVRRSVLFDAKADILIYGNAERPLVEVAHRIGRGEDVKNITDVRGTAFLSKTPLVGWRGVDSRSIDRPGKIDPIASPYQDMSPSNCDKADDSTANASKDSGVNVVDVSKESVPIQISDYQNKSWDKKFKPWEKTYVKLPSYEQVSANKVLYAHASRIFHQEVNPASARALVQTHGDRLIWLNPPALPLSESEMDGVFGLPYARVPHPSYGDAKIPAYDMIKTSINIMRGCFGGCSFCSITEHEGRIIQSRSEDSIIAEIEDIQQKVPGFTGVISDLGGPTANMYQLRCKSPKAEATCRRPSCVWPDICGHMDTDHTPTINLYRRARKVKGIKKILIASGVRYDLAIQDPEYVKELASHHVGGYLKIAPEHTEEAPLAKMMKPGMGSYHKFKEMFDHYSKLAGKKQFLIPYFISAHPGTTDKDMVNLALWLKENNFKLDQVQNFYPSPLANATTIYHTEVDSLNKIRKDGDKIPVPKGTIQRRLHKAILRYHDPVNWPIIREALTKMGLARKLIGSGPECLVPNETRGEQNLSTRRGKNNARGNKTSPGQKRYGKKPGHSNGSGKGNGKSTPGLTRFSNDQFNKRKNK